One genomic window of Myxocyprinus asiaticus isolate MX2 ecotype Aquarium Trade chromosome 5, UBuf_Myxa_2, whole genome shotgun sequence includes the following:
- the LOC127440386 gene encoding glycogen debranching enzyme-like isoform X1, with protein sequence MTHSKQIRVMVLNDMEKLHRTVFRLDQGFELQFRLGPTLQGKHVRVHTNYPADGERFERHKFHALEWINPTAREDDSDKFCTLDLQVSGSYQYYFGHGDEEQSGGGYVVVDPVLRVGADNHVLPLDCISIQTYLSKCLGPLDEWLDRLRVAREAGYNMIHFTPLQTLGESRSCYSLADQLELNTDFSPPGQIYTWTDIGNLVEKMKNEWNMLCITDVVYNHTAANSKWIKKHPECGYNLVNSPHLKPAWVLDRALWHVTCDLADGKYADKGLPALIQNDKHLNAIRGILWQDVYPKIKLWEFFQVKVESVVEQFRTLLQNGAKPDRSKTDGKQQLKIIQDPQYRRFGNTVDMNSALEIFVPQGNSPGAIEECCNWLKKRLEELNGEQYREIQHHQEQAANCINGTVTYERLADHGPKQGPVTRKHPLVTRYFTFPFEESTLEQDLELLNKPEKACHFLAHNGWVMGDDPLRNFAEPGSNVYIRRELICWGDSVKLRYGNGPEDCPYLWAHMQKYTEITAKHFVGVRLDNCHSTPLHVAEFMLDAARTLRPDLYVVAELFTGSEELDNIFVTRLGISSLIREAMSAGDSHEEGRLVYRYGGEPVGAFLQPSLRPLVPSIAHAMFLDVTHDNECPIQVRSVYDSLPSSAIVSMACCATGSTRGYDELVPHQISVVSEERFYTKWNPKAEPSSPDEVNLQSGIIAGKLALNRLHQELASKGFSQVFVDQVDEDIVAVTRHSPSTHQSVVAVCRTAFKNPKHHRYTDEVPPMCIPGKIEEVVLEARTIERQAGSYRKDERSINGMPEYTVEIKEHIQLKDSTVVRQAGVTSRGRSEYVQEIVFEQLTPGSVIVFRVSLDPKSQELVGVLRNHLIQFNPLYKAGSLPDQNIPTILKNPLTQIMSKLTLADMNILLFRCDAEEKEDGGGCYNIPGWMSLKYGGLQGLLSVMADIRPKNDLGHPFCDNLRQGDWMIDYVSNRLMSRGGTLAEVGQWFQAMFAYLKHIPRYLIPCYFDAILVGAYTTALDVTFKQMSSFVQNGSSFVKLLALGSVQMCGVGRLPALPPLSPTLPDVPYRINEITKQKEQCCVSMAAGLPHFSAGIFRCWGRDTFIALRGLMLVTGRHLEARNIILAFAGTLRHGLIPNLLGEGVGARFNCRDAVWWWLQCIQDYCTMVPNGTDILQCPVSRMYPTDDSKPLAPGTVEQLLYEVIHEAMERHMQGMEFRERNAGPQIDRNMRDEGFNIVAKVNPDTGFVYGGNRFNCGTWMDKMGESERARNKGMPATPRDGSAVEIVGLCKSTLRWLVELNKQGLFPYNTITIQRDGQPLSVSYEDWDRNIQKNFEKMFYVSGDPNDPSEKHPELVHKRGIYKDSYGASSPWCDYQLRPNFTITMVVAPELFTVEKAWEALNIAEEKLLGPLGMKTLDPDDMIYCGDYDNSLDSDNYNLARGFNYHQGPEWLWPIGYFLRAKIYFAKKLDKDIYERTVYLVKNVLSRHYVHMERSPWKGLPELTNENGQYCPFSCETQAWSIATVLEVLHDL encoded by the exons ATGACTCACAGTAAACAGATAAGAGTGATGGTCCTCAATGACATGGAGAAACTCCACAGGACTGTCTTCCGTCTGGACCAAG GGTTTGAGCTCCAGTTTCGTCTGGGTCCCACTCTTCAAGGGAAACACGTGCGTGTTCACACTAACTACCCTGCGGATGGGGAACGCTTCGAGCGCCACAAATTCCACGCCTTAGAGTGGATAAACCCCACTGCAAGAGAAGATGATTCTGACAAGTTCTGCACCCTTGACCTCCAGGTTTCAGGCTCATACCAGTATTATTTTGGCCATGG AGATGAGGAACAGTCTGGTGGTGGATATGTTGTGGTGGACCCAGTGCTCCGGGTAGGAGCAGATAACCATGTATTGCCCCTAGACTGCATTAGCATCCAGACATACCTGTCCAAATGCCTTGGACCCCTGGATGAGTGGCTGGACAGGCTTAGAGTTGCCAGAGAAGCAG GATACAATATGATTCACTTCACGCCGTTGCAGACGCTGGGTGAGTCTCGCTCCTGTTACTCTCTGGCCGATCAGCTGGAGCTCAACACAGACTTCTCCCCTCCTGGACAAATTTACACCTGGACGGACATCGGTAACCTGGTGGAGAAGATGAAGAACGAGTGGAATATGTTGTGCATCACTGATGTGGTTTACAATCATACGG CTGCTAACAGCAAGTGGATTAAGAAACATCCAGAATGTGGTTATAACCTGGTGAACTCCCCTCATCTGAAGCCTGCCTGGGTGCTGGACAGAGCCCTGTGGCACGTCACGTGTGATTTAGCTGATGGCAAGTATGCAGACAAAGGCCTGCCAGCTCTCATCCAGAATGACAAGCACCTCAAT GCCATTCGTGGGATTCTCTGGCAAGATGTGTATCCCAAGATTAAACTGTGGGAGTTCTTCCAAGTCAAAGTGGAATCGGTGGTGGAGCAATTTAGAACTTTACTCCAAAACG GAGCCAAACCTGATAGGAGTAAGACTGATGGTAAACAGCAACTGAAGATCATTCAGGACCCTCAGTACAGACGCTTCGGGAATACAGTGGACATGAACTCTGCACTGGAGATCTTTGTGCCCCAGGG GAACAGTCCTGGTGCCATTGAAGAATGCTGTAACTGGCTGAAGAAGAGACTGGAGGAACTGAATGGTGAACAGTACAGAGAAATTCAGCACCATCAGGAGCAG GCTGCTAACTGCATTAATGGAACTGTGACATATGAGCGACTGGCTGACCATGGACCCAAGCAGGGCCCCGTCACCAGGAAACATCCTCTAGTCACAAG ATATTTCACTTTCCCATTTGAGGAATCGACTTTGGAGCAGGATCTGGAGCTACTGAATAAGCCAGAAAAGGCCTGTCACTTCCTGGCCCACAATGGCTGGGTCATGGGGGACGATCCCCTGAGGAACTTTGCAGAGCCAG GCTCCAATGTTTACATCAGGAGGGAGCTGATCTGCTGGGGCGACAGCGTTAAACTGCGGTATGGCAACGGTCCCGAGGACTGCCCCTACCTGTGGGCCCACATGCAGAAATATACCGAGATCACAGCCAAGCACTTTGTGGGAGTGCGTCTGGACAACTGCCACTCAACTCCACTGCATGTGGCTGAG TTCATGCTGGATGCTGCCCGCACTCTCAGGCCTGACCTGTATGTGGTGGCCGAGCTCTTCACAGGCAGCGAGGAGCTGGATAATATCTTTGTGACTAGATTAGGAATCTCGTCGCTTATCAGAG AGGCGATGAGTGCAGGGGATAGTCACGAGGAGGGTAGGCTGGTGTACCGGTATGGAGGGGAGCCGGTGGGGGCTTTTCTGCAGCCCAGTCTCAGGCCTCTGGTGCCCAGCATCGCTCATGCCATGTTCCTGGATGTCACACATGATAATGAGTGCCCTATTCAA GTCCGCTCTGTGTATGATTCATTGCCCAGCTCTGCAATTGTGTCTATGGCCTGCTGTGCCACTGGAAGCACTCGAGGCTACGATGAGTTAGTACCCCACCAG ATCTCAGTTGTGTCAGAAGAGCGATTCTATACCAAATGGAATCCTAAGGCTGAACCCTCTTCTCCTGATGAGGTCAACCTACAGTCAGGAATCATCGCTGGAAAGCTGGCCCTCAATCGGCTACACCAGGAACTGGCATCAAAAGGCTTCAGCCAG GTGTTTGTGGACCAAGTGGATGAGGACATTGTAGCGGTCACCCGTCATAGTCCCAGCACGCATCAGTCTGTGGTTGCTGTGTGTCGCACTGCTTTCAAGAACCCCAAACACCATCGCTACACAGATGAGGTTCCACCAATGTGCATCCCAG GTAAGATTGAAGAGGTAGTGCTGGAGGCACGCACAATAGAGAGGCAGGCGGGGTCCTACAGAAAAGATGAGAGGAGCATTAATGGAATGCCTGAGTACACAGTGGAGATTAAAGAGCACATCCAG CTGAAGGACAGTACAGTGGTGAGGCAGGCTGGGGTGACGTCTCGAGGGCGCAGTGAATATGTGCAGGAGATCGTGTTCGAGCAGCTCACACCTGGAAGCGTCATTGTTTTCAG ggtGAGTCTTGACCCCAAATCCCAGGAGCTGGTGGGTGTGTTGAGGAATCATCTCATTCAATTCAACCCCCTCTATAAAGCAGGCAGTCTGCCTGATCAAAACATACCTACCATACTGAAGAACCCACTTACACA GATCATGTCTAAGCTGACTCTGGCTGATATGAATATCCTGCTGTTTCGCTGTGATGCTGAGGAGAAGGAGGACGGAGGAGGCTGTTACAACATCCCTGGCTGGATGTCACTCAAATATGGTGGTCTGCAAG GTCTGTTGTCAGTGATGGCAGATATTCGACCCAAAAATGATCTGGGCCACCCATTTTGTGACAACCTGAGGCAAGGGGATTGGATGATTGACTACGTGAGCAATAGGCTGATGTCACGCGGGGGCACACTGGCAGAG GTGGGTCAGTGGTTCCAGGCTATGTTTGCTTACTTGAAACACATCCCTCGCTACCTCATCCCTTGTTACTTTGATGCCATCCTGGTTGGGGCTTACACAACTGCCCTTGACGTGACCTTCAAACAGATGTCAAG TTTTGTGCAGAATGGCTCATCTTTCGTGAAGCTGCTGGCTCTGGGATCGGTTCAGATGTGTGGTGTTGGACGATTACCAGCTCTTCCGCCTCTCTCACCAACCCTGCCCGATGTGCCTTACCGTATCAATGAGATCACTAAGCAGAAGGAGCAGTGCTGTGTCTCCATGGCTGCCG GCTTACCTCATTTCTCTGCTGGAATCTTCCGCTGCTGGGGCAGAGACACGTTCATCGCCCTGCGTGGACTCATGCTGGTCACCGGCCGTCACCTGGAGGCCAG GAACATTATCCTGGCCTTTGCTGGCACTCTGAGACACGGCCTGATCCCAAACCTGCTGGGAGAGGGTGTGGGAGCGCGCTTTAACTGTCGTGATGCGGTGTGGTGGTGGCTGCAGTGCATTCAGGACTACTGCACTATGGTGCCCAATGGCACTGACATCCTCCAATGCCCCGTGTCCAGGATGTACCCCACAGATGACTCTAAGCCCCTGGCACCTGGCACTGTG GAGCAGCTGTTGTATGAGGTAATACATGAGGCCATGGAGCGCCACATGCAGGGTATGGAGTTCAGAGAGAGGAACGCTGGACCACAGATTGACCGCAACATGAGAGATGAAG GCTTTAATATTGTGGCCAAGGTGAACCCCGACACCGGCTTTGTTTATGGTGGAAATCGGTTCAACTGTGGAACCTGGATGGACAAAatgggagagagtgagagagcccGCAACAAAGGCATGCCGGCTACACCCAG AGATGGCTCAGCAGTGGAAATAGTGGGTCTTTGCAAGTCTACATTACGCTGGCTGGTGGAGTTAAACAAACAAGGGCTCTTTCCTTACAATACCATAACCATTCAGAGAGACG GCCAGCCGCTCTCTGTGTCCTATGAAGATTGGGACAGAAACATCCAAAAGAACTTTGAGAAGATGTTCTATGTGTCTGGTGACCCAAATGACCCCAGTGAGAAGCATCCTGAGCTTGTCCATAAGCGGGGCATTTATAAAGACAGCTATGGAGCCTCCAGCCCATGGTGTGACTACCAGCTCAGACCCAACTTTACTATTACCATGGTGGTG GCTCCAGAGTTGTTTACTGTGGAGAAAGCATGGGAAGCTCTGAACATTGCAGAAGAGAAACTGCTTGGTCCTCTTGGCATGAAGACGTTGGACCCAGA TGACATGATATACTGTGGAGATTATGACAATTCCCTCGACAGTGACAACTATAACCTCGCTAGAGGCTTCAACTACCACCAAGGCCCT GAGTGGCTCTGGCCTATCGGTTACTTCCTCCGTGCCAAGATCTATTTTGCAAAGAAGCTTGACAAAGACATTTACGAGAGAACGGTGTATTTAGTGAAGAATGTTCTCTCTCGCCATTATGTCCACATGGAAAG
- the LOC127440386 gene encoding glycogen debranching enzyme-like isoform X2, producing MTHSKQIRVMVLNDMEKLHRTVFRLDQGFELQFRLGPTLQGKHVRVHTNYPADGERFERHKFHALEWINPTAREDDSDKFCTLDLQVSGSYQYYFGHGDEEQSGGGYVVVDPVLRVGADNHVLPLDCISIQTYLSKCLGPLDEWLDRLRVAREAGYNMIHFTPLQTLGESRSCYSLADQLELNTDFSPPGQIYTWTDIGNLVEKMKNEWNMLCITDVVYNHTAANSKWIKKHPECGYNLVNSPHLKPAWVLDRALWHVTCDLADGKYADKGLPALIQNDKHLNAIRGILWQDVYPKIKLWEFFQVKVESVVEQFRTLLQNGAKPDRSKTDGKQQLKIIQDPQYRRFGNTVDMNSALEIFVPQGNSPGAIEECCNWLKKRLEELNGEQYREIQHHQEQAANCINGTVTYERLADHGPKQGPVTRKHPLVTRYFTFPFEESTLEQDLELLNKPEKACHFLAHNGWVMGDDPLRNFAEPGSNVYIRRELICWGDSVKLRYGNGPEDCPYLWAHMQKYTEITAKHFVGVRLDNCHSTPLHVAEAMLAAARAVRPNLYVIAELFTGSELIDNVFVNRLGITSLIREAMSAGDSHEEGRLVYRYGGEPVGAFLQPSLRPLVPSIAHAMFLDVTHDNECPIQVRSVYDSLPSSAIVSMACCATGSTRGYDELVPHQISVVSEERFYTKWNPKAEPSSPDEVNLQSGIIAGKLALNRLHQELASKGFSQVFVDQVDEDIVAVTRHSPSTHQSVVAVCRTAFKNPKHHRYTDEVPPMCIPGKIEEVVLEARTIERQAGSYRKDERSINGMPEYTVEIKEHIQLKDSTVVRQAGVTSRGRSEYVQEIVFEQLTPGSVIVFRVSLDPKSQELVGVLRNHLIQFNPLYKAGSLPDQNIPTILKNPLTQIMSKLTLADMNILLFRCDAEEKEDGGGCYNIPGWMSLKYGGLQGLLSVMADIRPKNDLGHPFCDNLRQGDWMIDYVSNRLMSRGGTLAEVGQWFQAMFAYLKHIPRYLIPCYFDAILVGAYTTALDVTFKQMSSFVQNGSSFVKLLALGSVQMCGVGRLPALPPLSPTLPDVPYRINEITKQKEQCCVSMAAGLPHFSAGIFRCWGRDTFIALRGLMLVTGRHLEARNIILAFAGTLRHGLIPNLLGEGVGARFNCRDAVWWWLQCIQDYCTMVPNGTDILQCPVSRMYPTDDSKPLAPGTVEQLLYEVIHEAMERHMQGMEFRERNAGPQIDRNMRDEGFNIVAKVNPDTGFVYGGNRFNCGTWMDKMGESERARNKGMPATPRDGSAVEIVGLCKSTLRWLVELNKQGLFPYNTITIQRDGQPLSVSYEDWDRNIQKNFEKMFYVSGDPNDPSEKHPELVHKRGIYKDSYGASSPWCDYQLRPNFTITMVVAPELFTVEKAWEALNIAEEKLLGPLGMKTLDPDDMIYCGDYDNSLDSDNYNLARGFNYHQGPEWLWPIGYFLRAKIYFAKKLDKDIYERTVYLVKNVLSRHYVHMERSPWKGLPELTNENGQYCPFSCETQAWSIATVLEVLHDL from the exons ATGACTCACAGTAAACAGATAAGAGTGATGGTCCTCAATGACATGGAGAAACTCCACAGGACTGTCTTCCGTCTGGACCAAG GGTTTGAGCTCCAGTTTCGTCTGGGTCCCACTCTTCAAGGGAAACACGTGCGTGTTCACACTAACTACCCTGCGGATGGGGAACGCTTCGAGCGCCACAAATTCCACGCCTTAGAGTGGATAAACCCCACTGCAAGAGAAGATGATTCTGACAAGTTCTGCACCCTTGACCTCCAGGTTTCAGGCTCATACCAGTATTATTTTGGCCATGG AGATGAGGAACAGTCTGGTGGTGGATATGTTGTGGTGGACCCAGTGCTCCGGGTAGGAGCAGATAACCATGTATTGCCCCTAGACTGCATTAGCATCCAGACATACCTGTCCAAATGCCTTGGACCCCTGGATGAGTGGCTGGACAGGCTTAGAGTTGCCAGAGAAGCAG GATACAATATGATTCACTTCACGCCGTTGCAGACGCTGGGTGAGTCTCGCTCCTGTTACTCTCTGGCCGATCAGCTGGAGCTCAACACAGACTTCTCCCCTCCTGGACAAATTTACACCTGGACGGACATCGGTAACCTGGTGGAGAAGATGAAGAACGAGTGGAATATGTTGTGCATCACTGATGTGGTTTACAATCATACGG CTGCTAACAGCAAGTGGATTAAGAAACATCCAGAATGTGGTTATAACCTGGTGAACTCCCCTCATCTGAAGCCTGCCTGGGTGCTGGACAGAGCCCTGTGGCACGTCACGTGTGATTTAGCTGATGGCAAGTATGCAGACAAAGGCCTGCCAGCTCTCATCCAGAATGACAAGCACCTCAAT GCCATTCGTGGGATTCTCTGGCAAGATGTGTATCCCAAGATTAAACTGTGGGAGTTCTTCCAAGTCAAAGTGGAATCGGTGGTGGAGCAATTTAGAACTTTACTCCAAAACG GAGCCAAACCTGATAGGAGTAAGACTGATGGTAAACAGCAACTGAAGATCATTCAGGACCCTCAGTACAGACGCTTCGGGAATACAGTGGACATGAACTCTGCACTGGAGATCTTTGTGCCCCAGGG GAACAGTCCTGGTGCCATTGAAGAATGCTGTAACTGGCTGAAGAAGAGACTGGAGGAACTGAATGGTGAACAGTACAGAGAAATTCAGCACCATCAGGAGCAG GCTGCTAACTGCATTAATGGAACTGTGACATATGAGCGACTGGCTGACCATGGACCCAAGCAGGGCCCCGTCACCAGGAAACATCCTCTAGTCACAAG ATATTTCACTTTCCCATTTGAGGAATCGACTTTGGAGCAGGATCTGGAGCTACTGAATAAGCCAGAAAAGGCCTGTCACTTCCTGGCCCACAATGGCTGGGTCATGGGGGACGATCCCCTGAGGAACTTTGCAGAGCCAG GCTCCAATGTTTACATCAGGAGGGAGCTGATCTGCTGGGGCGACAGCGTTAAACTGCGGTATGGCAACGGTCCCGAGGACTGCCCCTACCTGTGGGCCCACATGCAGAAATATACCGAGATCACAGCCAAGCACTTTGTGGGAGTGCGTCTGGACAACTGCCACTCAACTCCACTGCATGTGGCTGAG GCCATGCTGGCAGCAGCCAGAGCAGTCAGACCCAATCTCTATGTGATAGCCGAGCTCTTTACAGGCAGCGAGCTCATTGACAATGTGTTTGTAAACCGGCTGGGAATAACCAGTCTCATCAGAG AGGCGATGAGTGCAGGGGATAGTCACGAGGAGGGTAGGCTGGTGTACCGGTATGGAGGGGAGCCGGTGGGGGCTTTTCTGCAGCCCAGTCTCAGGCCTCTGGTGCCCAGCATCGCTCATGCCATGTTCCTGGATGTCACACATGATAATGAGTGCCCTATTCAA GTCCGCTCTGTGTATGATTCATTGCCCAGCTCTGCAATTGTGTCTATGGCCTGCTGTGCCACTGGAAGCACTCGAGGCTACGATGAGTTAGTACCCCACCAG ATCTCAGTTGTGTCAGAAGAGCGATTCTATACCAAATGGAATCCTAAGGCTGAACCCTCTTCTCCTGATGAGGTCAACCTACAGTCAGGAATCATCGCTGGAAAGCTGGCCCTCAATCGGCTACACCAGGAACTGGCATCAAAAGGCTTCAGCCAG GTGTTTGTGGACCAAGTGGATGAGGACATTGTAGCGGTCACCCGTCATAGTCCCAGCACGCATCAGTCTGTGGTTGCTGTGTGTCGCACTGCTTTCAAGAACCCCAAACACCATCGCTACACAGATGAGGTTCCACCAATGTGCATCCCAG GTAAGATTGAAGAGGTAGTGCTGGAGGCACGCACAATAGAGAGGCAGGCGGGGTCCTACAGAAAAGATGAGAGGAGCATTAATGGAATGCCTGAGTACACAGTGGAGATTAAAGAGCACATCCAG CTGAAGGACAGTACAGTGGTGAGGCAGGCTGGGGTGACGTCTCGAGGGCGCAGTGAATATGTGCAGGAGATCGTGTTCGAGCAGCTCACACCTGGAAGCGTCATTGTTTTCAG ggtGAGTCTTGACCCCAAATCCCAGGAGCTGGTGGGTGTGTTGAGGAATCATCTCATTCAATTCAACCCCCTCTATAAAGCAGGCAGTCTGCCTGATCAAAACATACCTACCATACTGAAGAACCCACTTACACA GATCATGTCTAAGCTGACTCTGGCTGATATGAATATCCTGCTGTTTCGCTGTGATGCTGAGGAGAAGGAGGACGGAGGAGGCTGTTACAACATCCCTGGCTGGATGTCACTCAAATATGGTGGTCTGCAAG GTCTGTTGTCAGTGATGGCAGATATTCGACCCAAAAATGATCTGGGCCACCCATTTTGTGACAACCTGAGGCAAGGGGATTGGATGATTGACTACGTGAGCAATAGGCTGATGTCACGCGGGGGCACACTGGCAGAG GTGGGTCAGTGGTTCCAGGCTATGTTTGCTTACTTGAAACACATCCCTCGCTACCTCATCCCTTGTTACTTTGATGCCATCCTGGTTGGGGCTTACACAACTGCCCTTGACGTGACCTTCAAACAGATGTCAAG TTTTGTGCAGAATGGCTCATCTTTCGTGAAGCTGCTGGCTCTGGGATCGGTTCAGATGTGTGGTGTTGGACGATTACCAGCTCTTCCGCCTCTCTCACCAACCCTGCCCGATGTGCCTTACCGTATCAATGAGATCACTAAGCAGAAGGAGCAGTGCTGTGTCTCCATGGCTGCCG GCTTACCTCATTTCTCTGCTGGAATCTTCCGCTGCTGGGGCAGAGACACGTTCATCGCCCTGCGTGGACTCATGCTGGTCACCGGCCGTCACCTGGAGGCCAG GAACATTATCCTGGCCTTTGCTGGCACTCTGAGACACGGCCTGATCCCAAACCTGCTGGGAGAGGGTGTGGGAGCGCGCTTTAACTGTCGTGATGCGGTGTGGTGGTGGCTGCAGTGCATTCAGGACTACTGCACTATGGTGCCCAATGGCACTGACATCCTCCAATGCCCCGTGTCCAGGATGTACCCCACAGATGACTCTAAGCCCCTGGCACCTGGCACTGTG GAGCAGCTGTTGTATGAGGTAATACATGAGGCCATGGAGCGCCACATGCAGGGTATGGAGTTCAGAGAGAGGAACGCTGGACCACAGATTGACCGCAACATGAGAGATGAAG GCTTTAATATTGTGGCCAAGGTGAACCCCGACACCGGCTTTGTTTATGGTGGAAATCGGTTCAACTGTGGAACCTGGATGGACAAAatgggagagagtgagagagcccGCAACAAAGGCATGCCGGCTACACCCAG AGATGGCTCAGCAGTGGAAATAGTGGGTCTTTGCAAGTCTACATTACGCTGGCTGGTGGAGTTAAACAAACAAGGGCTCTTTCCTTACAATACCATAACCATTCAGAGAGACG GCCAGCCGCTCTCTGTGTCCTATGAAGATTGGGACAGAAACATCCAAAAGAACTTTGAGAAGATGTTCTATGTGTCTGGTGACCCAAATGACCCCAGTGAGAAGCATCCTGAGCTTGTCCATAAGCGGGGCATTTATAAAGACAGCTATGGAGCCTCCAGCCCATGGTGTGACTACCAGCTCAGACCCAACTTTACTATTACCATGGTGGTG GCTCCAGAGTTGTTTACTGTGGAGAAAGCATGGGAAGCTCTGAACATTGCAGAAGAGAAACTGCTTGGTCCTCTTGGCATGAAGACGTTGGACCCAGA TGACATGATATACTGTGGAGATTATGACAATTCCCTCGACAGTGACAACTATAACCTCGCTAGAGGCTTCAACTACCACCAAGGCCCT GAGTGGCTCTGGCCTATCGGTTACTTCCTCCGTGCCAAGATCTATTTTGCAAAGAAGCTTGACAAAGACATTTACGAGAGAACGGTGTATTTAGTGAAGAATGTTCTCTCTCGCCATTATGTCCACATGGAAAG